The Cyprinus carpio isolate SPL01 chromosome B8, ASM1834038v1, whole genome shotgun sequence genome segment ttgactgtttattagtaagACCTTGATGTTGAATTTTTAAtagttaatgtaataatttctgtTCAGATAACTTCCTGTGGAAACTAATCAGCCttcactgactttcactgtattcCACTCTATGAGTGAACTTAGACTGTCTTCTTCTCAAATATCGTTAGCTCCTTGACAAATTGCTTTCGCTCCTCTTTTCTATAAAAGGCCACAGTTTGGGTTAAAAGTGTCAGCTgcgtaaaaataaacattctgtcacaAGAAcagataaaactaaagctaaaacttaAATCTGGATCCACCCAAATCAAAGCTAGATTTCACAAATTCATATTTTCTCTGCTGATTTAAACATACAGACATTAAGGCACTAACTTTGTTTGTGACGTGCTAATTGGTTTAACATTTTCAGACAGAGCTCTGTCTGCCCGTTCAGTATTATCCACATACCGACAAATAATGTGATTTAAGTCTCCAGGACATGCTGCCGTGAACACTGCAGGCTCTATTCGCCTGTAAACAACTTATACATTATCCACAGTGACGGACGAACAAACAGCTTTAGTCACGGAAGCGAGTCAAATCATGTCCCGCTATTTAACTATATTAGATGAATGTTTTAGATCACATTTAATGGTGTTACAGTGCAAAGCTGCAAAGGCCAGCTATAGTGTGGACTGGGATGGAACCATGAAAGAAGGCTGAATTACATCTAGTTTTTACTATTAATATCTTTCTGAATGTGATCTCATCACTGCATCAATATTCTACCATTTCAGACTGAACTTTGTCAGTCACAAGGCGTTGTATATACATTTCTGTCATCTGAATCTAATTCTTCGCACAAATGTATTCCTCTTTATCTATGTAGATGAGTAAGGGCGAGTGGTGGAGGGGCGACGCAGACAGGGGAATGACCCGTAAATAGAATCATGAGACCTGGAGCATGTGATTCTTTTAGCATTTCGGAGGCAAGTTCAATTTTCAAGCTACAGAGTTGTTTTGGGGCAACAACAATATAACGTATTGTTAATAGTAGTTTTCTCTGCTGAGATCAGTAGATCAGGATGATTTGATTAGTGGAAAGGTCGTGAAATGTCATATTTTGTGCTTTTCTTCCTTCGTTTATATTGCAttcatttgtttgattatttatttattcattgcatGGTGGTACAAAACAGGAggtaaaatgtcacatttttaaaagtcacatttttgttcttttccaACAATGTATCAGTTTTAACTTTCATCATTTTTGCAAGCATGTTATCACATTTAGGGAACAATTAAATGCAACTTAAaacccatttatttattcagcctatatttatttattcaataaacataaaaacgATCTCAGCTTCTAACAGGATAAAAATATTGAAGTGAAATGTAAAAGGGCTACAGGTTGAACGCTTCTTTGCTAGTTTGGTGTTTTTCAGCCTATTTTGATCAACATTTCCCATAAATTCAATGCATCTGCATACAAAAACTTTATTGGGTTATATAGCTGAGCTCGATGTAGCTACTCAGTGAACACTACAGGTAGGTTGTGTACAAAAACTGAATTGATTTTAGTTTCTATAagatattttatagttatatctCCCTAAGACCAAAGATGTGcgcttacaaacaaacaaacacttattaGTGAAGCATAGGTACATGTACAGTAGGCTATGCACAACACACCGTATTGATTAGACACAAATATACATCTTGAATATGTTGAATATAATGCCAAGTATCAAAAAAGCTTTGTTATTCTGCAGAAATTTGCAAATGATAGCTATTACTGTTACCTAAACGCGCCACAGACATAACTGCGTTACAACACACTTGAACACAAAGTTATAGCAGAGACAGTTAAACTTCATCATTGTAACACTATGTTGTTAAACCTAAAGCTTTAGCTATCATCAAAGCAAGAACACTCTGAGTAGAAACAGCGCTCTCTATACTGATAGTCCCAACTATTTTCGGAAGTCATGAAACTTTGTCTTACCCTTAGGGTGACGAatgcgaatttttttttttttttttttttttttttttttgcgttataATAATCCGGGTAGGCTTATGTGCTGATTTATTTTCCGCCGTAAGACGACCAGTGGTTACCGTTCATTCCGGGTCGCTAGGTTGTGAACGGTCTGTGGCGGGGTCCGGTTGAAACGATCTGCTGAAGTGTGCGGCTCGGGCTCGTGGGCGGCGCTGGCACTGCTCTGAATGGGTGGTGCTGATTTCTTCCCATGCATCCATGTAACTGCGTCGCAATCTTCCAGTTGAAGAGCTCTGCATTTAGATCCGAGTCAGGCAGAAATATTCAGTGTCCCAGACTGGAAGTCCCCAAGAAACCCAATTCTTATTAATGCAAATTCTCACATATGATCAGTGTTGGGAAGATTGCTTTGGAAAGGAAGTTACCCTGTCTAAACAgcaataagtagtgtaactatttaaataactttattaatgtaacattactttttgattacttttctaatgttttcaactgttactcattttcaaacatgtaaactAGGCAGGGTTAACtttacagtagtgctcaacactgatTAATATCATTTTCGAAATCCTTTATcccttgaattaagattataataatttaattttaaagcacagcgaccacaaaatcaaactttaatactgatttaatactgagttaaatactgatttaaaacagtaacaagaaatagtttagtaGCTATACtggttttgaaatcaaatctttgcacagctatgacaggaaacactggcatctaacaatgacttgaaaaaaataaaataaaaataaaataaaaacagttagcCTAATGAATTAAAGCATAggtacataaacccaaatagggaataaaacagttatctaataaacatgtttcctattctgtgtcctaaactcctgaaacattgatGTCTCATATATTAATGCAGTCACTccaatttatgaaagaaatcaattcAATCTGTATGTGGGTGTGCATACAGCAGGATACAGAGACACTGTAGCAAATCTGTGGATGGTTAGTTATTGTGAAACTTACatgtatgtgcacacacacacacatacacacaaaagagGCTTTGATAAAAAGGTAattcaaaagtaatctaaaaagtagtcagaatacattacctaaaatgagaAACCTGAATTACGTTATAACTACAGTTGTCATCATGTGGGCTAATCTAGCGGACTACAATTTGTAACCCACCCAGCtctgtgaccctggagcaaaaaaacagtcttaagtcgctggggtatatttgtagcatacccaaaaatacactgtatgggtcaaaattattgatttttcttttatgccaaaaatcattaggatattaagtaaagatcacatTCCATGTAGATATGTGGTAAATTtattaccataaatatatcaaaacgtaatttttgattagtaatatgcattgctaagaactttatttggacaactttaaaggtgattttctcaatatttagatttttttgtaccctTAGATTCTCAAATAGTTGGAtgtcaaccaaatattgtcctatacttacaaaccacacatcaatggaaagcttatttattcagctttcaaatcctaattttgaaaaattgatacttaagactggttttgaggtccagggtcacatatataaattactactactattatgattatgattgttgttgttatgtaAAGACTTTGCGATTTTGTCTACAAAACAGTTacaaatttcaaacatttcaaagtgaaaatgacaatttgcagccatattaaattaatataggcTAGGTTTAATCTGTCCTATTCATATTTGATCATACAGTGCAAATACAGGCAAAAAATAAGGTCATCGTTTGAACCCTCTCCCTCTGTCTAAACGGTTTAAAGTGGTTAAAAATGGTGATAGTTTGTATGCATTCCAGATTCCAGCTAAATTTGTTTCGTTTGCGTTTGACGCGACAGATGGCGCGAGTGTGTGTAGCTGTTGCGGAGTGAACCAGAGAATAAGAAAATGACTTCCGGTCCGCTGCTGTAACTGACTCAGGATCAGCTTCAGTCATCGACACTAGCTTCAGCATAACGAGGTGTCGTTCCGTCAAAACTGATCCCGCGACAGATTCACACCGAACTGCGGTTTCTCCTTGACTCAAGTATGGCGTCGGCTACGAAAATCATCCAGAGGCTGCGGAACTTACTGTCAGGGGTGAGAGGATGACGACTTTAATCGATTATCAGTCGAGCACTGTTACAACCGATGTTATATGACAACAACGGCTAGAAAAACGTTTAATCcgtgtgtatatgcatgtattcGCTGGCTTGTCTTTGCGTTAGTAATCAGCAGATGTTCTCATGTCTagataatattttatgtattataactaaatacatttttctctttCGTCAACAGCAAGACCTCCAGTCAAAACTACAGCTTCGCTACACTGAAATCTCAAAGAGGTAGATAATGCTCTCCTGGAAGTGTATGTTTCTCATAAATTCTAGACATTTGCTTAACTAACTGGAACCAACATTatacttatgtatttattcatattcatattcatttttatttttatttatttatttttaaaaaattttaatcattataaCATGAAACACAGAATGGCATTGGTATACTATATGCCAGGGAGcaagaaaataatataacttttaaaaagattCACAGTTTTTAGAGCTTTCTTATTAGAAGAGTCAGAAATCAAATACATATACAATTCCAGAAAAAGGGTAAAAAAGGCTTACacttacaatatttacatttgtgaacaaaatatttggtgagaaacaaaacattttatttgagtaAACAAAACAATATCTGATTGTTCTCTTTCAAAATGTATATAACCCCaaataaccttttattttttttttgatttttcaggGAAATTTTaggaattataaataattaaattgtttttatgttttttcttagtATGCTCACaataccaaaataaatgaacCACAGAAGGAGCAATTTACATCAAAGTCCTCAGAAATAAACCTTTGGAAAAAACATTTTGCGGGAGAGCACCGATgtatcattttatacatttattcatttttatatacgGGTAGTTGACAGGTTTAGTAATTTGAACATTTGTTattagtttattcatttatttcttgacAATTGTAATGCGTTTACAGTAACACAAATTAATTTCGTTTTCTGAAAAAATTTGAGGACAGTTCAATTGTATTGTCCAGCAGCATACTTCAGTATTTAGATTTAATGCAATGACCTTATTTTCAAAGCACTGTTCTGATGACATCGAATGCAATCATTAATCCATgcttcatatttgttttattaatgtcattgatGGTAGGACCCAGCCTCCACCTAATCTTCCCGTTGGACCGAGCCATAAATGTGCAGATAACTACTACTGTCAGAGAGATGGACGCCGGGAGTCTGTCCCACCGACCGTGGTCATGTCTTCACGGAAGGCCCTGACAGCTGGAAGGTGGACCGGCTTTGCttaatacacattattttaaaatgttgtgcattgtgcatttattttatgctgCTTCTTTGCACAAGTCACTTCAGTAGAAAGTTTATTTGCTGTGTTACTTGACAGTGCATTGTATTTCTTGGTTTGTTTTATGAAGATCTTGCTTCCTTGCTGTTAATAGCCTGATACATGTAATAATTCCAGTGTTATTTACAAGTTTTTCCAAGCAtgcattttgttctttttctgtaTGCATAAAACATGAAATGCTCTGGAACAGAATTTCTTGATATATTCTGTGCTATCATGATAATGCTATattattgctaaaaaaataaaattaaataatgctacATGATGCACGCATATGTAAATCTGAGTTTGAACACTATAGAATTAATAAAGTGTGCACATATAAGCCTGGgttttaacataataaaatattaaataaactataaaaagattctattaatgtttataataataatttaatgctaCATGTTATTTCTGCATTTCAGTGGTAATTTGTTGATGAATGCTGCCTAATTGTTCCTGTTTCATGATAAAGCGGGTCATAAATCTCTGCGTTTTTCTCTTGTGTTCACAGCGAGGCTTCTGGAAAACCCAAGCGTCCTGTTATTCCCGGGACGCCACCGAAGGAACTTCCACTGAGTGTTGACtagatttacagtttaaaataaagaatgtgtatatacaacaaacacattcagtgcactttttctgtttgttttatgagaaatgtaTGATCATAACAAgacc includes the following:
- the LOC109052498 gene encoding NADH dehydrogenase [ubiquinone] 1 alpha subcomplex subunit 7-like isoform X2, producing the protein MYSLACLCQDLQSKLQLRYTEISKRTQPPPNLPVGPSHKCADNYYCQRDGRRESVPPTVVMSSRKALTAGSEASGKPKRPVIPGTPPKELPLSVD
- the LOC109052498 gene encoding NADH dehydrogenase [ubiquinone] 1 alpha subcomplex subunit 7-like isoform X1 produces the protein MASATKIIQRLRNLLSGQDLQSKLQLRYTEISKRTQPPPNLPVGPSHKCADNYYCQRDGRRESVPPTVVMSSRKALTAGSEASGKPKRPVIPGTPPKELPLSVD